The Blastocatellia bacterium genome includes a window with the following:
- a CDS encoding cytochrome c3 family protein — translation MRKRTTRRFQLVVVTLFLASTGIYFAVKTPAHSSPAQETTSQGPTITETFATSLHGTRRGKQTWYSKYNEGFEALTGIPIDQLTCLKCHPGTRADGTPIDTATYRPDCSDCHVRVGDQVSQETCLKCHRRQATEITTFRYTDVHRELGFTCRNCHTKREMHGDGNIYLSWLEPGAMDVSCETCHKTISATTSHNLHRETVDCTACHAQSVISCYNCHFESEVAAGVKRPYGVLRGFTLLVRRQGSGKIYPATIMALTYQGKSFVAIAPYRAHNIVTRGRSCRECHANAAITEYARTGQITVTRWDERERRLIGPSGVIPVPPDWQRALRFDFVDYTGDPRATTTDPTKWVFLKSGADKMQMLYAKPLTREQIEKLAQ, via the coding sequence ATGCGCAAGAGGACTACGCGCAGATTCCAACTCGTTGTCGTAACCCTCTTCCTCGCCTCTACTGGAATTTACTTCGCCGTTAAGACCCCAGCTCATTCGTCCCCAGCTCAGGAGACAACGAGCCAGGGGCCGACGATCACTGAGACCTTCGCGACTAGCCTGCACGGCACGCGACGCGGGAAGCAGACGTGGTACAGTAAGTACAACGAGGGTTTCGAGGCGCTCACGGGAATCCCCATAGACCAGCTGACGTGCTTGAAATGTCACCCCGGCACTCGGGCCGATGGGACGCCGATCGACACCGCGACATACCGACCGGATTGTTCGGATTGCCATGTCCGCGTTGGTGATCAAGTGAGTCAGGAGACGTGCCTCAAGTGCCACCGTCGGCAGGCGACGGAGATCACGACGTTTCGGTACACGGACGTGCATCGAGAGCTGGGCTTCACGTGCCGAAACTGCCATACCAAGCGAGAAATGCACGGCGATGGGAATATCTACCTCTCTTGGTTGGAACCTGGCGCCATGGATGTTTCCTGCGAGACGTGCCATAAGACGATCTCGGCGACGACCAGCCACAACCTCCATCGCGAGACGGTGGATTGCACGGCGTGCCACGCGCAATCGGTCATCTCCTGTTACAATTGCCACTTTGAAAGCGAAGTCGCAGCCGGCGTCAAACGTCCTTATGGCGTCCTGCGCGGTTTCACGCTCCTGGTTCGACGACAAGGATCAGGGAAGATCTATCCCGCGACAATCATGGCGCTGACCTACCAAGGGAAGTCCTTCGTCGCCATCGCGCCATATCGTGCGCACAATATTGTGACGAGAGGACGCTCTTGCCGTGAATGTCACGCCAATGCGGCAATCACCGAATACGCTCGGACGGGACAGATCACCGTGACGCGGTGGGATGAGCGAGAGAGGAGACTCATCGGGCCCAGTGGAGTCATCCCCGTTCCTCCGGATTGGCAACGGGCACTGCGCTTCGATTTCGTAGACTACACGGGCGATCCGAGGGCGACGACCACTGATCCCACGAAGTGGGTCTTCCTCAAGTCAGGAGCTGACAAGATGCAGATGCTCTACGCCAAACCACTCACTCGCGAGCAGATCGAGAAGCTGGCCCAGTGA
- the ribF gene encoding riboflavin biosynthesis protein RibF: MKIIRDLWQEAIARPTVVTFGVFDGVHLGHQRILRTVVARAQALEATPTVITFDPHPRHVLRPETAPPLLQTLEQRLEAFAELGIEQVVIMRFTREVAAVSAEEFLLTYVFGRLDARELYLGKGAAFGRDRQGRIELAQEIAARLGRRAVEIEEVTLRGHRVRATVIRRLLRAGRVNLARRLLGRPYEIRGRIVSGSGRGREILVPTANLNAENPILPATGVYVTLVRFADRWYPGVTNIGHRPTFGGDPHVSIETHLLDWEGEVLGASAALRFLRRLRSEQRFESADALRIQIERDIARARRYFAHPRVRALLGETPERIDAPSGGWYS, encoded by the coding sequence ATGAAAATCATCCGCGATCTCTGGCAGGAAGCCATCGCGCGCCCCACGGTGGTGACATTCGGCGTCTTCGACGGGGTTCATCTCGGACATCAGCGGATTTTGCGCACCGTCGTCGCGCGGGCGCAAGCGCTTGAAGCGACGCCGACAGTCATTACTTTCGATCCACATCCCCGACACGTCTTGCGTCCGGAGACAGCGCCTCCGCTTTTACAAACGCTCGAGCAGCGATTGGAAGCCTTCGCGGAGTTAGGCATCGAACAGGTCGTCATCATGCGCTTCACCCGAGAAGTGGCGGCTGTTTCGGCCGAAGAGTTTCTGCTGACGTATGTCTTCGGGCGATTAGACGCGCGCGAGTTGTACCTAGGAAAGGGAGCAGCCTTTGGACGCGATCGGCAAGGACGGATCGAGCTGGCGCAAGAGATCGCGGCGCGATTGGGGCGACGGGCGGTGGAGATCGAAGAGGTCACCTTGCGCGGACATCGAGTTCGGGCGACGGTGATTCGGCGATTGCTGCGGGCAGGGCGAGTGAATCTCGCCCGACGGCTTCTCGGGCGTCCGTATGAGATTCGCGGCCGGATTGTCTCAGGATCAGGCCGAGGACGCGAGATCCTGGTCCCCACGGCGAATCTCAATGCCGAGAATCCCATCCTTCCGGCGACAGGTGTCTATGTTACCCTCGTGCGCTTCGCCGATCGTTGGTATCCGGGAGTGACCAATATCGGCCATCGCCCGACGTTCGGTGGCGATCCGCATGTGAGCATCGAGACGCATCTTCTGGATTGGGAGGGGGAGGTGCTCGGAGCCTCGGCGGCGTTGCGTTTCCTTCGCCGATTGCGGTCGGAACAGCGTTTCGAGAGCGCGGATGCTCTGCGGATTCAGATCGAGCGGGACATCGCGCGCGCGCGCCGATATTTCGCGCATCCTCGTGTTCGTGCCTTACTCGGCGAGACCCCGGAGCGAATTGACGCTCCATCGGGGGGATGGTACTCTTAG
- a CDS encoding APC family permease — protein MDDLQMLSQRPRLRREVTLWGSFTWGYADVGADVYVALGLVMAAAQGATPLAFAIAGVVYVMVGLAYTELAATYPSAGGGQYFTLRGLGDFWGLVAGAALMLDYTVDVALFAMASAGYINFFFPRFREFSVSLGPFSEVNLVWLAETTGLIALLAILNVKGIRESSLFNEVLGALDLLMETSIIVLGFTFAWRPEFFLHQWRMEFPAWHDLLYGVSIAVISYVGLESISQAAQETVRPGTVIPRTSLTLIGVVLLFALAFPTVALGIAPWSEIAAREGDPVALLASKLPLVGFLAGPLAAVLAATIVLISANTGIMGASRLAFSMAELGLIGERLAHVHPRFRTPTRAILFFSGVAMVEALFAFLSGHKAMETMANMYAFGAMLAYFLSSLALLALRIREPHVPRPYMVPLNARVKETRIPLLGLLGLLGTGGMVALVLWTHKIARIVGPLWILVWILYYAFFRWRRSRPIFGSLPRDWDSEHRRLLEEAEEWDLLAWFQAEQGRRAKRRVDDGC, from the coding sequence ATGGATGATTTGCAGATGCTATCTCAGCGGCCACGCCTTCGGCGGGAAGTGACGCTGTGGGGCTCCTTTACCTGGGGGTATGCCGACGTCGGGGCTGATGTCTATGTTGCTCTCGGCCTCGTTATGGCGGCAGCCCAAGGGGCCACACCGTTGGCCTTCGCCATCGCCGGTGTGGTCTACGTGATGGTCGGTCTGGCGTACACGGAACTGGCGGCGACCTATCCTTCGGCCGGAGGGGGCCAATATTTCACCTTACGCGGGCTCGGTGATTTTTGGGGCTTGGTTGCCGGTGCCGCTCTGATGCTCGACTATACGGTGGACGTTGCGCTCTTCGCCATGGCCTCGGCCGGATACATCAACTTTTTCTTTCCCCGCTTCCGCGAATTCTCGGTGTCGCTCGGTCCTTTCTCGGAGGTCAATCTCGTTTGGTTGGCTGAAACGACAGGACTGATTGCGCTCCTGGCGATCCTCAATGTCAAGGGAATCCGCGAATCCTCGCTCTTCAATGAGGTCCTCGGCGCGCTCGATCTCCTGATGGAGACGAGCATCATCGTTCTGGGCTTCACCTTCGCGTGGCGACCGGAATTCTTCCTGCATCAATGGAGAATGGAATTCCCCGCATGGCATGATTTGCTCTATGGCGTTTCGATCGCGGTGATCTCTTATGTCGGCCTGGAGTCAATTTCTCAAGCCGCTCAGGAGACCGTTCGTCCGGGGACGGTAATTCCCCGAACCTCGCTCACATTGATCGGAGTCGTGCTCCTGTTCGCCCTGGCATTTCCCACGGTCGCGCTCGGCATCGCTCCCTGGTCGGAGATTGCTGCACGCGAAGGAGATCCGGTTGCGCTGCTGGCGAGCAAACTCCCGCTTGTCGGATTCCTCGCCGGCCCCCTCGCGGCCGTTTTGGCGGCGACGATTGTTCTGATCTCAGCCAATACGGGGATCATGGGAGCAAGTCGATTGGCCTTCAGTATGGCCGAGTTAGGACTCATCGGAGAACGCCTCGCCCATGTGCATCCGCGGTTTCGAACGCCCACTCGCGCAATCCTTTTCTTTTCGGGGGTCGCCATGGTTGAAGCCCTCTTTGCCTTCCTCAGCGGTCACAAAGCGATGGAGACGATGGCGAACATGTACGCGTTTGGGGCGATGCTGGCTTATTTCTTGAGCTCTCTGGCTCTGCTGGCCTTACGGATTCGAGAGCCACATGTTCCGCGTCCCTATATGGTCCCTCTCAACGCACGTGTGAAGGAGACGAGAATTCCCCTCTTGGGCCTGCTAGGCCTCCTCGGCACCGGAGGGATGGTCGCGCTCGTGCTCTGGACCCACAAGATCGCTCGAATCGTGGGGCCATTATGGATCCTGGTTTGGATCCTCTACTATGCCTTCTTTCGATGGCGCCGCAGCCGGCCGATCTTCGGGAGCTTGCCACGGGATTGGGACTCGGAACATCGGCGTCTGCTCGAAGAAGCGGAGGAGTGGGATCTTCTAGCGTGGTTCCAAGCCGAACAAGGCCGAAGGGCAAAGCGGAGGGTAGACGACGGGTGTTAG
- a CDS encoding sodium-translocating pyrophosphatase, whose product MRVKGVGLLLFFSLIRGSAWAQSESEITLPTLGRTEWLMLWAVLASALLALLFGASLVRRILRQDPGPEEMIRVARAIEEGAMAYLGRQFRTMIWFVLAITVLLFVVYRKVYPDWRFPAGIAIAFLMGVMASYGAGYVGMWLAVKGNVRTANLARSSFPRAFELAFRAGAVSGMFTVGFGLLGATIIFLLFQEEAMKVLVGFGFGGSLAALFMRIGGGIYTKAADVGADLIGKVEKGIPEDDPRNAAVIADNVGDNVGDCAGMAADVFESYEVTLVAAIILAAATLLDPSFTQYYGEHASAFALKLVLFPLLVRALGVFSSMLGIWSVRMRSGAVKDPMRPITVGYWVSGLSSVVGFALLNVFYLVDPVTGRPDFRFFLATSMGIALALVTLWITNVFTHPDKSAATETAISTRTGAATMLLTGMGAGLESTVWAILAIVGTIVASLLIFAGSPALAAYGIALAGLGLLTTTGFILAMDTYGPITDNAQGIFEMSGIKAAPEVGRNLAWLDAIGNTTKALTKGLAIATAVIAAVSLFRSFVDEARLLERGIQVNLPEVFAGLLIGGAVPFLFSAFALKAVGRAAHQVVEEVRRQFREKPGILEWKEKPDYGRCVEIVTATAQKELIGPGVLGIFAPILVAFALGPGALGGFLVGAILTGQLLAVFMANTGATWDNAKKKIEDGFLGGKGTEAHKAAIIGDTVGDPFKDTAGPSLNPLIKVMNLVSILVAPFATRPLTWMARGGIIVACLVMLGMAVAFSKRGSLAEALQQEVWASEGSRRM is encoded by the coding sequence ATGCGGGTGAAGGGAGTTGGCCTTCTGCTCTTCTTCTCGCTCATTCGGGGAAGCGCCTGGGCGCAATCCGAAAGCGAGATCACGCTGCCGACGCTGGGACGCACGGAGTGGCTGATGCTTTGGGCTGTCCTGGCCTCCGCCCTGCTCGCCCTGTTGTTTGGCGCTTCCTTGGTTCGGCGAATACTCCGGCAGGATCCGGGACCGGAGGAGATGATCCGCGTCGCTCGGGCGATCGAAGAAGGAGCGATGGCTTATCTCGGCCGGCAGTTCCGCACGATGATTTGGTTCGTATTAGCGATTACCGTCCTGCTCTTCGTCGTGTACCGGAAGGTTTATCCGGATTGGAGATTCCCGGCGGGCATCGCGATCGCCTTCTTAATGGGCGTAATGGCTTCCTATGGCGCCGGCTATGTCGGAATGTGGCTGGCCGTGAAAGGGAACGTGCGCACGGCGAATCTCGCGCGCTCGAGTTTCCCCCGCGCGTTCGAACTCGCCTTTCGGGCGGGAGCCGTGTCGGGGATGTTCACTGTCGGCTTCGGGTTGCTCGGCGCGACGATCATCTTCTTGCTCTTTCAGGAAGAAGCGATGAAGGTGCTTGTGGGCTTTGGTTTCGGCGGCAGTCTCGCCGCACTCTTCATGCGCATCGGCGGCGGGATTTATACGAAGGCAGCTGATGTGGGAGCGGATCTGATCGGAAAAGTGGAAAAGGGCATCCCCGAGGACGATCCGCGCAATGCCGCGGTCATCGCCGATAATGTGGGCGACAACGTAGGAGACTGCGCGGGAATGGCGGCTGATGTCTTCGAGAGCTACGAGGTGACGTTGGTCGCCGCCATTATTCTCGCTGCTGCTACGCTCTTGGATCCGTCGTTCACGCAGTATTATGGAGAGCACGCCTCGGCGTTTGCCTTGAAGCTGGTCTTGTTCCCGTTGCTCGTGCGTGCCCTCGGGGTCTTCTCGTCCATGCTTGGCATTTGGAGCGTGCGCATGCGGAGCGGAGCAGTGAAAGATCCCATGCGCCCGATCACAGTGGGATATTGGGTCTCGGGACTCAGCTCGGTCGTGGGATTCGCTCTGCTGAATGTCTTTTACCTCGTGGATCCGGTGACGGGGCGGCCCGATTTTCGCTTCTTCCTGGCCACGAGCATGGGGATCGCGCTGGCTCTGGTGACGCTCTGGATCACTAATGTCTTCACGCATCCGGACAAGTCGGCGGCGACCGAAACGGCGATCTCCACACGGACTGGGGCGGCGACGATGCTCCTGACGGGCATGGGCGCAGGATTGGAGAGCACCGTATGGGCGATCCTGGCAATCGTGGGGACGATCGTGGCTTCGCTCCTGATCTTCGCTGGAAGTCCAGCTCTGGCTGCTTACGGGATCGCGCTCGCGGGACTCGGGCTTCTGACGACGACGGGATTCATCCTGGCCATGGATACCTACGGGCCGATCACTGATAACGCGCAGGGCATCTTCGAGATGTCCGGCATCAAGGCGGCTCCCGAAGTGGGGCGGAATCTCGCTTGGCTCGATGCCATTGGCAATACGACGAAAGCGCTCACCAAAGGGTTGGCCATCGCGACGGCGGTGATCGCGGCCGTCTCCCTGTTCAGATCATTCGTTGACGAGGCGCGGTTGCTCGAGAGGGGGATTCAGGTGAATCTGCCAGAGGTCTTCGCTGGCCTCTTGATCGGAGGCGCAGTGCCCTTCCTCTTCTCCGCCTTCGCGTTGAAGGCCGTTGGACGAGCGGCGCATCAGGTCGTCGAGGAGGTGCGTCGCCAGTTTCGCGAGAAGCCGGGCATCCTGGAGTGGAAGGAGAAGCCCGACTACGGGCGATGTGTGGAGATCGTGACGGCGACGGCCCAGAAAGAGCTAATCGGGCCGGGCGTGCTCGGCATCTTTGCTCCGATTCTTGTCGCCTTTGCGCTGGGTCCGGGAGCGCTCGGGGGATTCCTGGTCGGAGCGATCTTGACCGGACAGTTGCTCGCCGTTTTCATGGCGAATACGGGAGCGACGTGGGATAACGCGAAGAAGAAGATCGAGGACGGGTTTCTCGGCGGTAAAGGGACTGAAGCGCATAAGGCGGCCATCATTGGGGACACCGTCGGCGATCCCTTCAAGGATACGGCCGGACCATCACTCAATCCTTTGATCAAGGTGATGAACTTGGTGAGCATCCTCGTGGCCCCGTTCGCGACACGCCCGCTTACATGGATGGCTCGGGGAGGCATCATCGTCGCGTGCTTGGTCATGCTGGGAATGGCCGTCGCCTTCAGCAAGCGCGGATCGCTCGCGGAGGCGCTCCAGCAAGAGGTGTGGGCATCCGAAGGGAGTCGGCGAATGTAA
- the ispH gene encoding 4-hydroxy-3-methylbut-2-enyl diphosphate reductase, with protein MAIRRVILAKPRGFCAGVVRAIGIVERALALFPPPIYVFHEIVHNRHIVERLRQRGVVFVDRIADVPEGATCIFSAHGVSPQVRAEAAARKLRVIDATCPLVTKVHLEAVRFAREGYTIVLIGHPGHEEVEGTMGEAPMHLVSSVADVEQLPMESPERIVYLTQTTLSVDDTAHIVEALRRRFPHLEAPPKDDICYATQNRQNAVKALAREADLILVIGSQNSSNSQRLREVAQAAGVPAYVINDETEIQQEWLDGATTVGVTAGASAPEELVERVVAYLRALGAESVEEMPAEDENVYFALPMEIVRPADLLGKNP; from the coding sequence ATGGCAATTCGCCGAGTCATTCTCGCGAAGCCGCGCGGATTTTGCGCTGGCGTCGTGCGCGCCATTGGCATCGTCGAGCGCGCGCTCGCACTGTTCCCCCCGCCCATTTATGTCTTTCACGAGATCGTCCACAATCGGCACATCGTCGAACGTCTCCGTCAGCGCGGCGTCGTCTTCGTGGATCGGATCGCCGACGTGCCTGAAGGAGCGACGTGCATCTTCAGCGCCCATGGCGTCTCGCCTCAAGTTCGCGCCGAGGCCGCAGCACGAAAGCTGCGAGTCATTGATGCGACATGCCCATTAGTGACGAAGGTGCATCTGGAAGCCGTGCGCTTCGCCCGCGAGGGGTATACGATTGTGCTCATCGGGCATCCCGGACATGAGGAGGTCGAGGGGACGATGGGCGAGGCACCGATGCATCTGGTCAGCTCTGTCGCCGATGTGGAGCAGTTGCCGATGGAGAGTCCGGAGCGCATCGTCTACCTCACGCAGACGACGCTCAGTGTGGACGATACGGCGCATATCGTCGAGGCTCTGCGACGACGATTCCCCCATTTGGAAGCTCCGCCGAAAGACGACATCTGCTACGCCACGCAAAATCGGCAGAATGCCGTGAAAGCTTTGGCCCGCGAGGCGGATCTCATCCTCGTGATCGGTTCACAAAACAGCTCCAACTCGCAGCGATTGCGTGAGGTCGCACAAGCAGCGGGCGTCCCCGCGTACGTGATCAACGATGAGACGGAGATCCAGCAGGAATGGCTGGACGGTGCCACAACCGTTGGCGTGACGGCCGGAGCATCCGCTCCCGAAGAATTGGTCGAGCGCGTGGTCGCCTATCTTCGCGCGCTCGGGGCGGAGAGCGTCGAGGAGATGCCGGCTGAAGACGAGAACGTGTATTTTGCACTCCCCATGGAAATCGTGCGCCCCGCAGATCTGCTCGGCAAAAACCCGTGA
- a CDS encoding DUF1844 domain-containing protein, translated as MSDKEGEVTFKVTDRRLFNPDGTLRAEIVEQEQTSTPTTAPLVEEATPSPPAIETSPLFVELLVNLISSAEINLGMLEHPALGKRIVDLSAAKQMIDWLGALREKTRGNLSREEEELFDGALTQLRMRFVQLANRQPREREAGA; from the coding sequence ATGAGCGACAAAGAGGGTGAGGTCACGTTCAAGGTCACGGATCGTCGCCTCTTCAATCCGGATGGGACGCTGCGCGCAGAGATTGTGGAACAAGAGCAGACGAGCACGCCGACGACGGCGCCTCTGGTAGAAGAAGCTACACCTTCGCCCCCGGCGATCGAGACATCGCCACTCTTTGTGGAATTGCTCGTGAATCTCATCTCCTCGGCGGAGATCAATCTGGGGATGTTGGAACATCCGGCTCTGGGGAAGCGGATCGTGGATTTGTCGGCCGCAAAGCAAATGATTGACTGGTTGGGGGCGTTGCGCGAGAAGACGCGCGGCAATCTCTCGCGCGAGGAGGAAGAGTTGTTCGATGGAGCGCTCACGCAGCTCCGCATGCGCTTCGTGCAATTGGCGAATCGGCAACCCAGGGAGCGCGAGGCTGGCGCTTAA
- a CDS encoding phosphatidylglycerol lysyltransferase domain-containing protein yields the protein SIPDFRSGLLRMGIAVLVALGYGVAGFWLLDQREFGINFTLGDSIRRTLLFLSLMGDPHIVPRTHYAHWFIDSLYLMTITAIGYGGFALFRPVIYQFRTLPQEREWARQILAMHGRSSLDYFKLWPDKSFFFSPSRRSFLAYRVAGNFAVVLGDPVGPDEEIEDIIRRFHELCQDNDWGLAFYQTLPDFLPVYKRLGFKKLKIGDDAIVDLTQFSLEGKTMKKFRHTLNQLEKLGVHTVYYEPPISEEVLMQAKEVSDEWLQIPGRRERGFTLGRFEPNYIRSTPLFAAADKDGRNLAFVNIIPSYRAGEATIDLMRHRLKSPNGIMDYLFVKLFLHSKEGGFERFNLGMAPMSGFQEKEDASLEERAVHYFFQHLNFLFSYEGLRRYKAKFASFWEPRYAVYRNTLDLPKLAVALSRLSELNGKERQYE from the coding sequence AGCATTCCGGATTTTCGCTCGGGACTCCTTCGCATGGGCATCGCCGTTCTGGTCGCATTGGGCTATGGAGTGGCGGGGTTCTGGCTGCTGGATCAGAGAGAGTTCGGTATCAACTTCACCCTAGGCGATTCCATCCGGCGAACTCTGCTATTCCTCTCTTTGATGGGCGACCCCCACATTGTACCGCGCACGCATTATGCTCATTGGTTCATTGACTCCCTCTACTTGATGACCATCACGGCCATCGGGTATGGCGGGTTTGCGCTGTTCCGACCGGTCATCTATCAATTTCGCACACTACCCCAGGAACGCGAATGGGCACGTCAGATCCTGGCCATGCATGGGCGTTCGTCGCTGGATTACTTCAAACTGTGGCCGGATAAATCGTTTTTCTTTTCGCCATCGCGCCGATCCTTTCTGGCTTATCGAGTGGCCGGCAATTTCGCCGTCGTGCTCGGTGACCCGGTGGGTCCCGACGAAGAGATTGAGGATATCATCCGGCGATTTCACGAATTGTGCCAGGACAATGATTGGGGACTGGCCTTCTACCAAACTTTGCCCGATTTTTTGCCTGTCTACAAACGCCTGGGGTTCAAAAAACTCAAAATCGGCGATGACGCCATCGTTGATCTCACGCAATTCAGTCTCGAAGGAAAGACGATGAAGAAGTTCCGACACACCTTAAATCAACTGGAGAAGTTGGGTGTCCACACCGTCTACTATGAACCGCCGATTTCGGAGGAGGTTCTTATGCAGGCCAAGGAGGTTTCCGATGAATGGCTACAAATCCCGGGCCGTCGAGAGCGAGGATTCACACTGGGGAGGTTCGAGCCGAATTACATCCGATCCACGCCCCTGTTTGCAGCAGCCGACAAAGACGGTCGGAACCTTGCATTCGTCAACATTATTCCTTCCTATCGCGCCGGAGAAGCAACCATTGATCTTATGAGACATCGGTTGAAATCGCCGAACGGGATTATGGACTATCTCTTTGTCAAGCTCTTCCTGCACAGCAAGGAGGGAGGATTCGAGCGCTTCAATTTAGGCATGGCCCCGATGTCCGGTTTCCAGGAAAAAGAAGACGCCTCGCTGGAAGAGCGGGCCGTCCACTATTTTTTCCAGCATTTGAATTTTCTCTTCAGCTACGAAGGATTACGACGTTACAAAGCGAAGTTCGCCAGCTTCTGGGAGCCTCGCTACGCCGTCTATCGTAACACGCTTGATCTGCCGAAGTTGGCCGTGGCTTTAAGCAGGCTCTCGGAACTGAATGGCAAGGAGAGGCAGTATGAATAG
- the queC gene encoding 7-cyano-7-deazaguanine synthase QueC, translating to MAKKAVVLLSGGIDSTTTLAIARAEGYETYALSFDYGQRHRVELERAQEIARVFQVAKHLIIRIDMHEIGGSALTDPTVAVPKDRAAEEIGAGIPVTYVPARNTIFLAFALAWAEVLGAEDIFFGANVLDYSGYPDCRPEYLRAFEEMARLATRAGVEGRARFRIQAPLLRLTKAEIIRRGHELGVDYGLTWSCYDPVEREGGVLACGRCDSCHIRRRGFAEAGIADPLRYVS from the coding sequence ATGGCGAAAAAAGCCGTTGTCCTCTTGAGCGGGGGAATTGATTCGACGACGACGCTGGCGATCGCTCGGGCGGAAGGGTATGAGACGTATGCCCTCTCCTTCGACTATGGCCAACGGCATCGCGTGGAGCTGGAACGGGCGCAGGAGATCGCGCGAGTCTTCCAAGTGGCGAAGCATTTGATCATCCGAATTGACATGCATGAGATCGGCGGCTCGGCCCTCACCGATCCGACTGTGGCCGTGCCGAAGGATCGAGCAGCGGAGGAGATCGGAGCGGGAATTCCCGTGACCTATGTTCCGGCGCGGAACACAATCTTCCTCGCCTTCGCGCTCGCCTGGGCGGAGGTGCTCGGAGCTGAGGACATCTTCTTCGGAGCGAACGTCCTCGATTACAGCGGCTATCCCGATTGTCGTCCTGAATACCTGCGGGCGTTTGAGGAAATGGCTCGCCTTGCCACGCGAGCGGGCGTGGAAGGCCGAGCGCGATTTCGCATTCAGGCTCCGCTGCTTCGACTGACTAAAGCTGAGATCATTCGGCGCGGACACGAGCTGGGCGTGGACTACGGCCTCACCTGGAGCTGCTATGATCCGGTTGAGCGCGAGGGAGGGGTCCTCGCCTGCGGACGATGCGATAGCTGTCACATCCGACGTCGGGGTTTCGCCGAGGCGGGAATAGCAGATCCTCTGCGTTATGTGAGCTGA
- a CDS encoding flippase-like domain-containing protein encodes MGQQDSSLNLSDAQPTKRASWLTKAIFGCLVAAACLVWVFHDVHVERLLDHIVAINWGWVALAIVFDILSYVCQGWRWQLLLKPVGDVSVLRATQAIYAGLFTNEVLPMRFGELVRAYLISRWISARFVAILPSMAVERLFDGVWLGGAIGLTALFVPLPKDLIEAADILGVVVLIATGLFVYAVFRKPKAPTEATIRSSGSWRSPQIIKSFTDHLVSGLQAIGTSRFVYLAFGLSLLFLTLQAFAFWLIMRAYGLPLSFWVGFVVLLIVHLGTAVPNAPANVGTYQFFTVVGLTLFGVEKTLAAGFSVVAFVVLTIPLWIIGFLALSRSGMMLSTIRSEVSKLTVR; translated from the coding sequence ATGGGTCAACAAGACAGCTCGTTGAATTTGTCCGATGCTCAACCAACTAAACGAGCTTCATGGTTGACCAAAGCGATCTTTGGTTGCCTTGTTGCAGCCGCGTGTTTGGTGTGGGTGTTCCATGATGTTCATGTCGAGAGGCTGCTGGATCACATCGTCGCCATTAACTGGGGGTGGGTGGCGCTGGCCATCGTGTTCGACATCCTGAGTTACGTGTGCCAGGGTTGGCGGTGGCAGCTCCTGCTCAAGCCCGTCGGCGATGTATCCGTGTTGCGAGCCACTCAGGCGATTTACGCCGGCTTGTTCACGAACGAGGTCCTGCCCATGCGTTTTGGTGAACTGGTCCGAGCCTATTTGATCTCCCGTTGGATCTCGGCGCGATTTGTGGCGATTCTTCCCTCGATGGCGGTGGAGCGATTATTCGACGGTGTATGGCTGGGCGGCGCCATTGGGCTGACAGCCTTGTTCGTTCCGTTGCCCAAAGATCTAATCGAAGCTGCTGACATCTTGGGCGTCGTCGTATTAATCGCCACCGGTCTCTTCGTCTATGCCGTCTTTCGTAAGCCCAAGGCACCTACCGAAGCAACCATTCGATCGTCAGGCAGCTGGAGATCCCCGCAGATCATCAAGTCATTTACTGACCATCTGGTCAGCGGACTTCAAGCCATCGGCACCTCGCGCTTCGTTTATCTAGCTTTCGGCCTGTCCCTGCTGTTCCTCACCCTACAAGCGTTCGCGTTCTGGCTGATCATGCGGGCCTATGGATTACCCTTGTCATTCTGGGTTGGGTTCGTCGTGTTGTTGATCGTCCATCTCGGAACGGCGGTCCCCAACGCGCCGGCCAACGTTGGGACGTATCAGTTTTTCACCGTCGTGGGTCTCACTCTCTTCGGGGTGGAAAAGACGCTGGCCGCCGGCTTCTCCGTGGTGGCGTTCGTCGTTCTGACGATTCCCCTATGGATCATTGGTTTTTTGGCTCTCAGTCGCAGCGGGATGATGCTATCCACCATCCGCAGTGAAGTCAGTAAACTGACGGTTCGGTGA